TCACGTGTAGGAGGTGCAGCTTGAAGTGTtcccctttcttttcttttcttctctttttttttttttttttgggttagatATCATTGAGAATATCTAACCTATTTCCAACGTtggtttccctttttttttttttttttgggtgatattattaagcttaataatatccaatATTGGTAAGATCTTGGAAAGCAAGATACTTtcctaaactaggaatgagaaaCCCTAGCATCACTAGGAGCTTTGATGGTCTTTGGTTTCTTTAAATAACACTATGTTCATGAATATTGAGATCAACCAAATAGAAAAGCAGAAAAACTCCTCTTGTTGGCGAGAAGGTCTACGACTTTGAAGTTTGCATCATCCGAAtctcagcaaccaaagtgGTGAGAGTTGCTTGTTGGTAAGCTTGAacccattcttcttcttctttttttattttttttattttttattttattttattttattttatttttatttatttttttNNNNNNNNNNNNNNNNNNNNNNNNNNNNNNNNNNNNNNNNNNNNNNNNNNNNNNNNNNNNNNNNNNNNNNNNNNNNNNNNNNNNNNNNNNNNNNNNNNNNNNNNNNNNNNNNNNNNNNNNNNNNNNNNNNNNNNNNNNNNNNNNNNNNNNNNNNNNNNNNNNNNNNNNNNNNNNNNNNNNNNNNNNNNNNNNNNNNNNNNNNNNNNNNNNNNNNNNNNNNNNNNNNNNNNNNNNNNNNNNNNNNNNNNNNNNNNNNNNNNNNNNNNNNNNNNNNNNNNNNNNNNNNNNNNNNNNNNNNNNNNNNNNNNNNNNNNNNNNNNNNNNNNNNNNNNNNNNNNNNNNNNNNNNNNNNNNNNNNNNNNNNNNNNNNNNNNNNNNNNNNNNNNNNNNNNNNNNNNNNNNNNNNNNNNNNNNNNNNNNNNNNNNNNNNNNNNNNNNNNNNNNNNNNNNNNNNNNNNNNNNNNNNNNNNNNNNNNNNNNNNNNNNNNNNNNNNNNNNNNNNNNNNNNNNNNNNNNNNNNNNNNNNNNNNNNNNNNNNNNNNNNNNNNNNNNNNNNNNNNNNNNNNNNNNNNNNNNNNNNNNNNNNNNNNNNNNNNNNNNNNNNNNNNNNNNNNNNNNNNNNNNNNNNNNNNNNNNNNNNNNNNNNNNNNNNNNNNNNNNNNNNNNNNNNNNNNNNNNNNNNNNNNNNNNNNNNNNNNNNNNNNNNNNNNNNNNNNNNNNNNNNNNNNNNNNNNNNNNNNNNNNNNNNNNNNNNNNNNNNNNNNNNNNNNNNNNNNNNNNNNNNNNNNNNNNNNNNNNNNNNNNNNNNNNNNNNNNNNNNNNNNNNNNNNNNNNNNNNNNNNNNNNNNNNNNNNNNNNNNNNNNNNNNNNNNNNNNNNNNNNNNNNNNNNNNNNNNNNNNNNNNNNNNNNNNNNNNNNNNNNNNNNNNNNNNNNNNNNNNNNNNNNNNNNNNNNNNNNNNNNNNNNNNNNNNNNNNNNNNNNNNNNNNNNNNNNNNNNNNNNNNNNNNNNNNNNNNNNNNNNNNNNNNNNNNNNNNNNNNNNNNNNNNNNNNNNNNNNNNNNNNNNNNNNNNNNNNNNNNNNNNNNNNNNNNNNNNNNNNNNNNNNNNNNNNNNNNNNNNNNNNNNNNNNNNNNNNNNNNNNNNNNNNNNNNNNNNNNNNNNNNNNNNNNNNNNNNNNNNNNNNNNNNNNNNNNNNNNNNNNNNNNNNNNNNNNNNNNNNNNNNNNNNNNNNNNNNNNNNNNNNNNNNNNNNNNNNNNNNNNNNNNNNNNNNNNNNNNNNNNNNNNNNNNNNNNNNNNNNNNNNNNNNNNNNNNNNNNNNNNNNNNNNNNNNNNNNNNNNNNNNNNNNNNNNNNNNNNNNNNNNNNNNNNNNNNNNNNNNNNNNNNNNtgcagttttggctcgtgctggtgaaggagcgtttggtgccttgtgcagttttggctcgtgcaggcgaaggagcgtttgtgccttgtgcagttttggctcgtgcaggcgaaggagcgttttgtgccttgtgcagttttggctcgtgctagcgaaggagcgtttgtgccttgtgcagttttggctcgtgcaggcgaaggagcgtttgtgccttgtgcagttttggctcatgcaggcgaaggagcgtttgtgccttatgcagttttggctcgtgcaggtGAAGGAGCGtttgtttgaatttgtgtTAAGCGAAGTGAGAAGTATCATCCTTATGTTTTTCACCTCGGGAGGTGCTCGACGCATTATTCTTGAAGAATCCCTTGGGGAAGAAGTCATATAGCATGATGGGGCTAGGCGACCGTTTGTTGAATTTGTGTTAAGCGAAGTGAGAAGTATCCTCCTTATGTTTTTCACCTCGGGAGGTGCTCGACGCATTATTCTTGAAGAATCCCTTGGGGAAGAAGTCATGTAGCATGATGGGGCTAGGCGACCTTTGTTTCAAGAGTTCATCTTTTGGAaccattttgttcatatttgataatTCATTTCCTCTATGCCTTTTATGTGATTGAGGAGAACTTCTTTTGCTTACAAATCTTTTTGATCGAGGAGTTCTTGGCAAAGGTGCACTCTTATGTAACTTCTTCCGAGTAGCCAATGCCCATCCTTCATTATCGTCATCGAATGAATCGACACTACTTTGACTTTTCACTCCAACACACTCATACGGATTGAGTTGATGGGTTTCAGAGAATGCCCCCAGTGATTGAAGTGAGGGCGAATGTGCCGAACCAGATAAGACAAACGAGATCGTAGCATGGTTAGACTCTACCACCTTGTCAAGATCCATTTCGATTCTTCCTTGTTGTGCCAACTTCATGATGAGATCTTTCAACACGAAGCACTTTTCCACTGGGTGATTGATGACACGATGGTACACGCAGTATTTTGGGTGGTTAATATGATTCATCTCTTCAGGGCGTTTGCACTCAGGTAACTCAATCACTTTCTTTTCAAGTAAGTCTTCCAGCATGCCTTCTACGTCAGAGTCTGGAAAAGGatacttcttctccttcatttcttttagggTGTGTCGTCGTGGTTCTTGATCTTGAGTCGACTCGGCCTTCCTCGCATCTTTCTTGCCTCGAGTGGAAATCTTCATTGGAGTAGCACTGATCGTCATTGACTCCAAGATGCGTGTCCTCAAAGAGTCTGCCCCATTTCTCGACGACTTGTCATTTCGATGATCACTCAccatttcctttcttccatCGTGATTAGCGATACTTAGCTCTATATCATGCGCACGAGTGGTCAATTCTTCAAAGGTACGGGGTTTGATCCCTTGAAGAATGTAGAGCAGACCCCAATGCATACCTTGAATGCACATCTCTACAGCCGATAACTCTGAGACTCGATCTTTGCAGTCGAGGCTTAATGAACGCCAACGATTGATGTAGTCAACAACAGGTTCGTCTTTTCGCTGCTTTGTGCTAGTGAGCTCTAGCATGCTAACTGAGCGACGAGTGCTATAGAAGCGGTTGAGGAATTCTCTCTCCATTTGTTCCCAGCTGTCAATTGACTCAGGTTCCAAGTCAATGTACCAGTTGAATGCAGTGCCTCGGAGTGATCGGACAAATTGCTTCACGAGATAATCGTCGTTAGTGCCAGCGTTGTTGCACATCTCGATGAAGTGGGCAACATGTTGTTTAGGGTTACCTTTTCCATCAAACTGCATGAACTTTGGAGGTTGATAGCCCGTTGGCATTCGAAGGTTGTCTAACCTTTTGGTGTAAGGCTTGGAATAGATAAATGTATCTTGAGAAGGCCCACCATATTGAGCCCTGATGGTGTTCGTGATCATGTcctgaagttgttggatagATAAAGAACCCACCGAGGCTGTGTTGCCTTTTCCGTGCGACTTATCATCCGACTCTGTTTCATGACCCAATCCTTTCTCGCTGGATTCAGCTTCATGATGTGATTCTTTCTTATGCACGTCTTGACTAGGCTCCTTATCTTGATGTGTCTCCCACTTGTTAATGAGAGAAGCAATCTGCACATCCTTCTCCTCGACCATCTTAGTCAGTTTAGTGACTGCTTCGCTCATATGGGCCAGCTGTTCTTCAATAGACATAGCTCCCGTCACCATGACCTGCATAGCCATAGAATAAGACTCACCTACGGATGCCGAGGTAAGCTTCTTCTGTTGATCGTCAGGCGGGGATCCATGGTATGAGCATGTGCTCGAGTCAGCGTCTGAAACAGGCGAGAGTGAGCGTCCTCTCGAATTTTTCGAACCCGAAAAACTCCTCCCTTCACTCCGAGAGTTTCTCTCATCCGCCCGAGAGGTATTCTTCTTTTGCCCCAATGAGGCCAAATTGATAACCGGTTCGCGCCTTTGGTGAACATCTTTCGCCTTGGCTTGAGTCGGTATGGAAGTAACATGTTGAGTTGCGGATATCGCCTTGGCCTTGCTCCGGGTGACGACCCCAGCAGAATCTCCGCTTGAGAAGGAGGCGCTCACGCTTTTGCCTCTCGTCGCGGGAACGGATTGAATCTTCTTGGAAGCCATCGTTTTTGGtgtgttgattgattttggaactggagaaagagatgagaggcaGAGATTGTCCCAccgggcgtgccaaatttgtaaacacgaatttcttgcgacaaatgagacaagaacacgtgtacaaaataatattgtatttatgaaatttagggttacaatctctgtatttaatcctctgattcgatctccaaagtgtttaaagaaaatttgtgtttgatacaagggtcgtagagacttgatcttgatcaaacgggtagcacgaagcttgtttggtgtttgggatttttatggtgaaggaaccggcacgtatttgttgtgcttggtggctcttcaaaggtagggtgaagaatgcagagagttttctgtttcttctgagtgctaggtgTTTTTCTCCGACCTctctttcgtcttgaggcctcctatttataggcttttgtcggatgcttgacctaaataactttccttgatttgtgggatttgatttgatttaaatcaattcccataatctggcaatttaaccagattatcttcaattgattaacctgattaatatttgatttaaatcaaagtcaatcacagaagattctttcctttaattttgtcttcatcttgaaccgtttgatgcactccgtcggatgtcgccatttgtcatttttgacaattaatccaattttgatgagtcacacgccacatgggtgaattacggggcccacgatttaatccaccgaaccctagttattttcttgtcaatagaatttattacaccaaaatttctgTGTCTACAGTGACATTCGGCTCAAATTCCCGAAAGTATACTCCGGAAGTGGTGGATCCATTCTCGTCCGCAAGTTCACCGCATGAGACACCATGTAGGTCTTCGGGACATCATCAGAGCTGTCGATTTGCTTCGGGTTGTTGCAGGATGCTGCGTATCGGCTCAATATGAAGGCCGATAAGGCCTCCACACGGGTAGGACGCCGAGCGTGTTCGTTCTGGGCTCCCGTGCATTTCTCCCTGAGTGTCGAAATTTCTGGTGCCTCGAACACAAAACGTTTCGTGGAAATGTTGTCTTTGACCATCCCGTTCGTGGGGTGGTAAAACCCGGACAAGTCCATTTGCGGGAAGTACTTGTCGGACACAAAATCGGGTGCGGGTACGGCGTCGACCTCGCCCCTCGTGGCTGCGGCGAGGCTGTTGAGAAAACTGAAATAAGCCAAGGCGTCTCCGGCCTTGTGGGACATGCCCATGGCGATGCTCATACCGCCGCACATGAACGATGTGACCTGTAGGCACACGCCCAGTTCGTGTGCGGAGTCGAGTTCGCATGGGAGGAACTTGTTGAAGTCGTTAGGGATAGGGTTTGAGATGACGTCCGCGATGGTGACATTGGCTTTGGCTTCGGCGTAGAGGGCACCCTCATCGTTGCAGTCGATGTATTGGTTTTCCCTGACGCGTCCTGCTAAGGGGTAGAACTTGGTTAGGGTTTCGGATAAGGCTAGTTTGATTCTTGTGCAGCGTTGTTGTATGTATGTGGAGTCGGTGGCGTCGGGGTCTTGAGGGAAGAAGAGGACCATGGGCATGAAGACTGGCGGGTTGAGTTGGTCGATGAAGGAGAGGTTGTGGCGGTGGAGGTTGGGTGGGGTTGGAGAGGAGGGTTTGATGGTCTCTGTTGAGAGCACCTCAATTTCTAACGCAGGCATGGTTGATTTAGTGTTGCAAGCTAAGCTGCTGGTAGAAAGATAGATATATATGTGAGAAATAATGGAGCGTTGGCAAATGATGAAGGAGATGGATAAGGGCAATTACACTATATGCCAAGAGCAGAGTTTATATAGAGAACAGAGAGGGTGGGGAAAGCCTATAAAGTCAAACAAATCATTTTGGATATGGCCTGTAAAAGATTGTAATGTAATCGTAGAAATGTTTGACTATTTAAaatatacagtcctgatctcttggacccttgtagtccaagagatttatggtcactcaccgttagatgtaaattcaacggttgacttgaatcgggtaataatcatttatgtcatattgcgtttatatatatcattttgaaccattggattaatatccaacggtgggtgaccacaatctcttggactcctgtggtccaagagatcgggactgttaaaatatatatatataccgaAAAAAGATTATTTTGATAGCTGGCCTACTTTAAAAGTGCCAATTTGCACTATAGTTTGTGCCTCTCGTCGTGCCAAAAAACGAGCCACGAAGTTGGTACCATAAAACTTCATTGCCTACTTATTCGTAAAGAGCTTGAATTTGAGTGTAAAAGCTTAAACGGCCTTCACACTTGTGGACTCTTATTTTTCGTCTACCTTTCCCTAATTCTTTGTTCTTGCTTAGCCTCGACACTTGCGGTACTCGGATAACttagggccagtttggcattgctgtgctgtgaaaataatcgctgtcaaatttgctgtgagagaaatcagctgtgagagaaagcagtttgacgtttggtaaaatttttgttaaaagtgttgttggtattgattttatgcataatcagaatatgattgccgcataatcattaaacccagaatctcttcgaaactgattcctgcataatcagaaaatgaaagcacctcattagctgctttcctttatagctttctctcacagcaatttttaacaataagtgattttctcacagtttaccaaacgggttgggcttctcaaatttttttaaaaatcacttattaccccaaataagcaataccAAACGGGCACTTAGGATCCGTTtgataatcattttatttttttattttttgtaattaattataataatataatcgTGTAAAGGTTTCGTTGTTTTGGTCATATAATCGTGGAAGATTAAACAACCGCGTGAGGACTACACTTCTTGTGTTTGTCGAGTAGTACTGAAAATGAGGAGTTCAAGTATTGAGTTTTAGACGGAGTTCTTGGCTGCTCATCCATAGGTTATTTATTAATTGGTTGATAAAAATGTAggtctatttttttaaaaaaataaatttgaatttgaaggtACCAAATCAATTAATAAGGGTTTGGAAGGTACCCACCGAACtccaaaataatttataaaacgGGAGAAAAAGTGGACTTTTGGGCAAGTGGAGATGGGAAGCAAGTTGGGACTAGGGTTAAGCAATATAAtccataaacaaaaagaataaaagtggTTCCATTGCGTGAAAGTAAACGGCCTGCGTTTCATCACTTCATCTGATGGTTGACCCGTTATTTAGTTTCTCCAACACTGATATCAACAACACCCATAAATTTCATAAGGttaaatttatatacatatatttataccAAACACCATAtacatttatatttaaatttatccAGAACAGCCATATAAATTTAtgaatatatttatatatttaaatttatattcatTTTCTATATTGCTCAAGTGATCACTACCATGTGATGGGACATTTATTGTCATAAAagttagaaaataattaatatcaAACACCAACCTTGTGGTGTAGATTGAAGAATCAGGCAAGCtattctcacacacacacacttatATACTTCTTGCCAAAGTTAGGAAAGAAGGAAAGGAGAG
The window above is part of the Prunus dulcis chromosome 1, ALMONDv2, whole genome shotgun sequence genome. Proteins encoded here:
- the LOC117615890 gene encoding stemmadenine O-acetyltransferase-like, with amino-acid sequence MPALEIEVLSTETIKPSSPTPPNLHRHNLSFIDQLNPPVFMPMVLFFPQDPDATDSTYIQQRCTRIKLALSETLTKFYPLAGRVRENQYIDCNDEGALYAEAKANVTIADVISNPIPNDFNKFLPCELDSAHELGVCLQVTSFMCGGMSIAMGMSHKAGDALAYFSFLNSLAAATRGEVDAVPAPDFVSDKYFPQMDLSGFYHPTNGMVKDNISTKRFVFEAPEISTLREKCTGAQNEHARRPTRVEALSAFILSRYAASCNNPKQIDSSDDVPKTYMVSHAVNLRTRMDPPLPEYTFGNLSRMSLSIPPVPVGPKDRSVSDSTLQAIVSHVREGLKQVNTEYVKKLKDGHQHLSLLKERTSQVKRGELVPFSFTSLCRFPMYDADFGWGKAVYMGSASLTFRNLVSFFDTPSGDGVEAWVNLREEDMEIFEADEEFLKYVSPNHSWKKSGVKTLIY